TTACCCACACCGATACCTACTCGGCAGGCTATATCGTCGATAATGACTGCGGCGAGTTCACCATCTGCTGCAAGGGCACAAACCATGCTTCTCTCGGTTTCAAAGCCGATGAGCCGTATTATGTCTTCTCCAGGGGGCTGGGGCCCTAGGGTAAAAATAAAACGCACTAATTCATATCATTCCAGGCGGAGGCAGTCTGAAAAGGCTGTCTCTTCATATTAGCGGGAAGGCCCCGAGAGAGGAATTTTGCCGCCGATAGGAAAATGGTATCTATCTTACCGTGAAAGGAGCGGACCATGTCGCATTTTTACTGTCATGATTCCTCTTACGTTGACGAGGGCGCCGAGGTGGGCGAAGGAACGAAGATATGGCATTTCAGCCACGTGCAGGGCGGGGCCAGAATAGGGAAGGGGTGCTCCATCGGGCAGAATGTCAACATCGGCTCCAAGGGCGTCGTGGGGGATTTCGTCAAGATCCAGAACAACGTCTCGATTTATGACAATGTGATTCTTGAGGACTACGTGTTCTGCGGCCCCTCGATGGTCTTCACCAACGTGATAAATCCCAGGAGCCACATCAACAGGAAGTCTGAGTACAAGTCCACCCTCGTGAAGCAGGGCTCGACGCTGGGGGCGAACAGCACAATCCTCTGCGGGATAACGCTGGGGAAATACTGCTTTGTGGGCGCCGGCGCCGTCGTGACAAAGGATGTGCCCGATTACGCGCTGATGGTGGGAAACCCCGCGAAGCAGACAGGGTGGATGTGCTCGTGCGGCATCAAGCTCCCCAAGGGCGAGAATCCCGTCTGCGGCGTCTGCGGAGCCGAATATGTCCTTGCCGGCAACAGGCTCTCACCCCGTGAAAAGGTGCTCTCGTGAAGCTGCTGTTCCCCCGGGGATATTTTTACCGCTGCAGGGGCTGCGGCCGGTGCTGCAGGGACTGGAACATTCACGTCGATGAAGCCACATACCAGGCACTGGGTGCCGCGCCTTTCATCGGCCGCCTGAAGGAGGGGAAGGGCTGCGACCTCTTCCGTGTCAGCGAAGAAGATGGCTCGGTGTCAACGGTGAGAAGGGACGACGGCCGCTGCATCTTCCTTGACGATAAAGCGCTCTGCGACATTCATGGTGAGCTGGGGTACGGCGCCAAGCCCCTTGTATGCCGCCAGTTCCCTTTCAAGCTCAAGCCGACGCCTGACGGCGTATTCGTGGGCGTTTCCTTTTACTGCGAGTCCTGCCAGCGAAACGTCGGCGATCCCCTCGAGAGCTATTCCGGGGGACTTGAGGGCATTCTTGGCGAGCACCGGTTCAGCGCTGTCAACGATGAGAATATCCTGCTGGACCAGTGCATATCGCTTGACTGGGAGGGCTACAGGGCGCTGGAAAGCTTTGTCATGGAGCGCCTCGATGCAGGCGCCTCCCTTGAAGGGGGCCTCATTGACGCTCTTTCCAGGGTGTGCCTGCTGGTGATGGAGTGCCGGAAGGAGGGCATTACGGGCCTCAGTGCCGATTTACTGGCCGGCAGGCTTGAGAGGATTGCGGCTCAGCCGCTTGCTCACGATCCCATGCTCGAGGAGCTCAGCTCCTTCTTTACCATGGCCGTCGTGGGTGTGCTGGAATCCTCTTCCCCTGAGGAAGCCCGGGCCAATACCGATGCCCTGCTCCAGGGGGGGACCCTGAAAAGCGGCCTCTTCGAAAAGGAGATCGCGATGGCAGGGTTCTTCCCCTATTACCGCGCCCACCCCTCACCCTGGAAGCATGACTTTACCCGGCGCTATGTAGATCACCTTGTCTTCAGGAAGTTCCTTGCCGGCCCTGAGCCCGTCATCTGCAACCTGGCGGCTCTCCTCGTGGCGTACAGCCTCCTGGAGTTCTACCTGTATCTCTCGGCATACCAGGAGGGAAAGGTGTCTCCCGGAGAGGAAGACATGTTCATTGCCTACGGCATAGTGGAGAAGGGCTTCGCCGCTCATACGCGCACCATGGTGCCTTTTTTCAGGGCTTTTGCCGACGGCTTCATCGACCAGCTTGCCGCCGCGGGAGGGGCCTAGAGAGGCTCCTTTCTCCTCAGGTGCATCATGAGAGTCCATATGGCGGCCGGCGTGATCCCCGATATCCTTGAGGCCTGTCCGAGCGAGAGGGGCCTTGCCTTCTCAAGCTTCTGCACCACTTCGTTTGAAAGTCCTGGAATTGCCTGGTAGCCGAAATCATTGGGGATTTTTATCTCTTCAAGGTGCCTGAAGCGCTCTATGTCGTGAACTTGTCGCTCCACGAAGCCCGCGTATTTTATGGCGAGCTCAACCTGGTAGCGCTCATCTTCCGAGAGCGTGCTCCCTATTCCCGCCAGCTCAATGACCCTGTCATAGGTGGCCTCGGGTCTCCTGAGGAGCTCTTCAAGCGTCGTGGTCTTTTTCATGGCGCTCGTACCCCATTGGGCCAGCTTCTCATTCACTTCCGCCCGGGGATTGAGCCTGGCGCTTCTCAGCCGCACTCTCTCCGCATCGATATGCTCCTCTTTCCCGCAGATCCGCCTGTAGCTCTCTTCCGGGACAAGCCCCAGCCCGTAACCGATTTTCCCGAGGCGCAGGTCGGCATTGTCCTCCCTGAGGAGGAGGCGGTACTCGCACCGCGAGCAGAACATCCTGTAAGGCTCCTCGGTTCCCTTCGTGACCAGGTCATCGATGAGGACGCCGATATAGGCCTGCGACCTGTCAAGCACTAGGGAGTCTCTGCCCTGCACCTTGAGGGCGGCGTTTATTCCTGCCATGAGCCCCTGGGCTGCCGCTTCCTCGTAGCCCGTCGTGGCATTTATCTGCCCCGCGAAGTAGAGGCACTCCACGGCCTTGGTCTCGAGGGTGGGGAAGAGCTGGCGCGGGTCGGAATAGTCGTGCTCGATCCCATAGCCGGGCCGCAGGATCTCCACCTCTTCGAGGCCCCTGATGGACCTGAGCATCTTTATCTGGATGTCCAGCGGGAGGCTCGTGGAGAGGCCGTTGGGGTAGTACTCGACGGAATCGAGGCCCTCAGGCTCAAGGAAGACATGGTGGCTCTCCCTGTCTGCAAAGCGCGTCACCTTGTCCTCGATGGAAGGGCAGTAGCGGACGCCTGTCCCGGTGATTATGCCCGTGAAGAGAGGCGAGCGGTCCAGGCCGCTCCTTATGATGGCATGGGT
This is a stretch of genomic DNA from Candidatus Eremiobacterota bacterium. It encodes these proteins:
- a CDS encoding acyltransferase, with the translated sequence MSHFYCHDSSYVDEGAEVGEGTKIWHFSHVQGGARIGKGCSIGQNVNIGSKGVVGDFVKIQNNVSIYDNVILEDYVFCGPSMVFTNVINPRSHINRKSEYKSTLVKQGSTLGANSTILCGITLGKYCFVGAGAVVTKDVPDYALMVGNPAKQTGWMCSCGIKLPKGENPVCGVCGAEYVLAGNRLSPREKVLS
- a CDS encoding YkgJ family cysteine cluster protein, which produces MKLLFPRGYFYRCRGCGRCCRDWNIHVDEATYQALGAAPFIGRLKEGKGCDLFRVSEEDGSVSTVRRDDGRCIFLDDKALCDIHGELGYGAKPLVCRQFPFKLKPTPDGVFVGVSFYCESCQRNVGDPLESYSGGLEGILGEHRFSAVNDENILLDQCISLDWEGYRALESFVMERLDAGASLEGGLIDALSRVCLLVMECRKEGITGLSADLLAGRLERIAAQPLAHDPMLEELSSFFTMAVVGVLESSSPEEARANTDALLQGGTLKSGLFEKEIAMAGFFPYYRAHPSPWKHDFTRRYVDHLVFRKFLAGPEPVICNLAALLVAYSLLEFYLYLSAYQEGKVSPGEEDMFIAYGIVEKGFAAHTRTMVPFFRAFADGFIDQLAAAGGA
- the mnmG gene encoding tRNA uridine-5-carboxymethylaminomethyl(34) synthesis enzyme MnmG, coding for MAQENDYEVIVVGAGHAGSEAALASARMGCRTLLLTLNMDTLGYLSCNPAIGGVGKGHLVREIDALGGEMGKAADASGIQFRRLNMSKGPAARGLRAQVDRDLYGSYMKRILSTTARLHLRQSLVSKILVEGKMVQGVTDTTGESFFGKAVIITPGTFLRGLIHIGLVHFPGGRLGDLASEDLPESMRELGFTLGRFKTGTTPRLDRRTIDFSGLTVQPGDDPPMAFSFSTERITLPQVPCHITATSEKTHAIIRSGLDRSPLFTGIITGTGVRYCPSIEDKVTRFADRESHHVFLEPEGLDSVEYYPNGLSTSLPLDIQIKMLRSIRGLEEVEILRPGYGIEHDYSDPRQLFPTLETKAVECLYFAGQINATTGYEEAAAQGLMAGINAALKVQGRDSLVLDRSQAYIGVLIDDLVTKGTEEPYRMFCSRCEYRLLLREDNADLRLGKIGYGLGLVPEESYRRICGKEEHIDAERVRLRSARLNPRAEVNEKLAQWGTSAMKKTTTLEELLRRPEATYDRVIELAGIGSTLSEDERYQVELAIKYAGFVERQVHDIERFRHLEEIKIPNDFGYQAIPGLSNEVVQKLEKARPLSLGQASRISGITPAAIWTLMMHLRRKEPL